The genomic region CCAGCCCCATCATGGTTTTGGGCTGTGCGCCCATTGCGGAGGCAAGGCGGGTGATTTCAGCTAATCCGCGCGTAACCAGTGCGGCACGGGCGTTAAGCCCGTACTCTAGACCGTCGGACAATCCGGTGGCAATCGCCATAACATTTTTTACCGCGCCGCCAACCGCCACGCCGATGACATCCGTGCTGCCGTAAAGCCGCATGACCGAAGTGTTGAGTTGTGGGACAAGTTCCTCGACCCATTCTTGGTTTTCGGAAGCGAGGACGACGGCACAGGGCAGTTGTTTGGCGAGTTCCTGTGCAAAACTCGGGCCGGAGAGTACGCCGATTTTTTTATTGTCGGGCAATACTTCTTTCAATACTTGAAAGGTCAGCAGCCCTGTATCCTGCTCGAATCCTTTGCAGGCGGCGAGGACGGGGAGGTGTCCCGCGCCGTACTGTTTGAGCAGCTCTGCGCTGCTTCTCAATCCGGCAACGGAGGTTACGATAAGGACAAGTCCGCTGTCTTTGAGCGCGTCTGCCAAATCCGCACACACTTCCAAGGTTTCGGGAAAGGAAAAGCCGGGCAGTCCGCGTTTGTTTTCACGCGCTTCCTGCATTTGGCGGACTTGGTCTGCGTTGCGCGTCCACAGGGATACGCGGTTGCCGTGTTGGGAAAAGTGCAGGGCGAGCGCCGTACCCCACGAACCTGCGCCGATAACGGTAATTTTCATTGGTCGTCTTTCAACATATCACTGCCGTTCACTTTAAAACAATCGGTGTTTCTCTGCAAGTGCGGTCAGGGAAATGCCGTCTGAAAGGCGTTCAGACGGCATTTTGCCCCGATGCAGCACTATCAGCCGGTATTGCGCAAACCTTGCGCCACGCCGTTGATGGTCAGGTGAACCATCAGAAGGGCGTGCGGATTGTCGGGCTCTTTGCGCAGGCGTTTGAGCATGGCGACTTGCAAACCGTTGAGCGCGTTCAGATATGGAATCCTCAAGGCAAGCGAACGGGCGAGGCTGCGGTTGTCGCGCAAAAGTTCTTCGGTTTGCAGCAGGTCGAGCAGGGCTTTGCGGCTGCGCCGGTATTCTTCCTTGATCATCCCGAAGATGACTTTTGCTTTATCGGGCGATTCGCTCAAGCCGGCATAGTTTTCCGCCAAGGTGATGTCAGTTTTCGCCATCACTTGCTCCATATTGGAGAGCATGGCTTGGAAGAACGGGTTGCTTTGGGCGTGTTCGCGCAGCGCGGCCAGTGTGTCGGGATTGCCTTCGCACAATGTTTCCACTGCGCTGCCGAAACCGTACCAAGCCGGCAGCATGAGGCGGTTTTGCATCCAGGAAAATACCCACGGAATCGCGCGCAAGTCTTGAATCCGTGCTAAGGTCTTGCGGCTGGCAGGACGGCTGCCGAGGTTGAGGGTAGCGATTTCCTGAATCGGGCTGGTTTGCAGGAAATAGTCGATGAAGTCGGGGTGGGTAATCAGTTCGCGGTAGTATTTGAACGATACGTCCGATAAATCCTGCATCAGTTTGGCATCAGGGTCTTTTTTATCCGGCAGGATGCTGGCTTCCAAAGTCGCGGCAACCAAGGTTTCCAAGTTGCGTTGGGCGTTGCCCGGGTCGGCGTATTTGGCGGTAATGACTTCGCCTTGTTCGGTGATGCGGATTTGTCCCGCCACGCTGCCCGCCGGTTGGGCGAGAATGGCTTGGTAAGACGGGCCGCCGCCGCGTCCGACGCTGCCGCCGCGACCGTGGAACAGGCGCATGCGGACATCGTATTTTTTGAAGAGTTCGACCAAGCCCAATTCCGCCTGATAGAGGCACCAAGAGCTGGTAACGTAGCCGCCGTCTTTGTTGGAGTCGGAGTAGCCGAGCATAATTTCTTGGATGTTGCCCCGGCTTTCGAGCAGTGCGCCGTACCAGTCGAGGCGGAACATCGTTTCCATCACCGGGCAGGCGTTTTCAAGCGCTTCGATGGTTTCAAGCAGCGGCACGATATTGATGCGGCTTTTTGGTTTGCCGTTTTCCACCGCCAACAGGCCGGTTTCTTTCAGCAGCAATGCCAAGGCGAGCAGGTCGCTGGGTTGTTCGCAGTTGGAAATAATGCTTTGTGTTACGGCATCTTCGCCGAATTCGTCTTTGATTTTGCGTGCTTCGTTGAAAATCGCCAGCTCATGGCGGGTATGGTCGCTGTATGTGATGAACGGACTGTACAGTGGACGTTGATGGCTCAATTCGCGCAACAGGGCGGCTTGTTTTTGCTCTTCGTTGAGGCTGTTGTAGTCTTCCAAGCCTGCGTGTTGGAAAAGCTCGGCAACCACATCGGCGTGTTTGCCTGCGTGTTGGCGCAGGTCGAGCGGCATCATGTGGAAGCCGAACACGGATACGGAACGGATGAGGTCTGCCAAACGGCCTTCGGCAAGCAGGCGGCTGCCGTTGTCGATAAGGGAATGTTGCAATTTTTTCAAATCATCGAGAAATTCTTGTGCCGAAGCATAAGGCTCGAGAAAGCCGAATTTGCAGCCCATACCCAAACCGAGCGCGCGCGCTTTGCCCATAGCGCGCGCCATAATGTAGGCAATGGCGCGACGGTAGGGTTCTTCGGCGCGGGCGGTTTCTTCGTCGGGCGATTTGTCGGACAACGCCATCACATCGCCGTTGACTTTGACGCGGCGGATGGAGAGCGGCAGTTCGCGGTAGAGTTTGTCGAGTTCGCCACGGTAAAAACGGAACACGGCATCGGCGTGGCGGCGGAAGGCAAAACGCAAGGTTTCGGCAGAAACGAACGGATTGCCGTCGCGGTCGCCGCCGATCCAGCCGCCGATTTTGAGGATGTCCGGAACGCGGACATCGGGATAGGCCGTCTGAAAGTCGTGTTCCATCTTGCGGTAGAGCTTGGGCAGGGCTTCAAAAAAGCTCATCGGAAAGATGGACACGCCGTTGTTGATTTCGTCGTTGACGCTGAGTTTGTGGCGGCGCGTTTCGCTGGTCTGCCACAAGCCCAGCAGGATAGTGTCGATTTCGCGGCGCAGCCGTGCCAGCGCGTCGGCATTGGTACAGCGTTCGCGTTGCGGCAGCAGCGCGCGGATGCGGCGGTTGAAATTCAAGACGGTCTGGCGTTGCACTTCGGTCGGGTGCGCGGTCAAAACGGCGGTAACGGACGTATTGTCCAACTGCCGCTGCACCGATTTGCCGTCGGCTTTCCCCGCTTTGAGCCTGCGGACGGTTTCCGTCAGGCTGCCTTCCGCGCCGCCGCGTCCGGCTTCTTCGTGGATTTGGCGGCGGCGTTCGTGGTGCACGTCTTCGGCGATGTTCAAAATCTGGGCGAACAGGCCGCAGGCCAAGGTTAAATCGTGGGTTTGTTGTTCGTCCAATTGCGGCAATACTTTTTCAATCAATGCCGCGCTGTCGTCGGAAGTGGACAAGAGTTTGACCGTTTCGACAACCAACGGCGAGGCTTCTTCGTGCAGGAGGTTGAACAGGGATTGTTTCAGAAATTCCGCGTCCGCCGCCAAAGCCGCGTCCTTTGGATTGTTCAGAATATGCAGTTGCATGATTTTTCTCTCATTGCCGTAAATACTGTAAATGTACCTCAAATGCCGCATCCGTGCCAAACCGTTCACACTTTAACCGCCCGTGTCCCGAAATGCCGTCTGAAGTTGAACGCCGCCCGACGGCAGCGTTACAATCGCCCACAACTGTTTTTTCCGAACATCATCATGACCACGACCGAACACGACAACGACGATGCATTCCTGCTGCGGTACAGCCGCCACATCCTCTTGGACGAAATTGGCATCGAAGGGCAGCAGAAACTTTCCGCCGCGCATATTTTGGTCGTCGGCTGCGGCGGTTTGGGTGCCGCCGCCCTGCCCTATCTCGCCGCTTCCGGCATCGGCACGCTGACCATAGCCGATTCCGACACGGTCGAGCTGCACAACCTGCAACGCCAAGTCGCATTTGACGAGGGCGATGTCGGCAAACTCAAAACCGAAGCCTTGGCAGACCGTCTGCGCCATATCAACCATACTGTCGATGTCCGCACCATCAACGAAAAACTTGACGGCTGCCGCCTGACCGGTTTGGTTCAAGCCGCCGACATCGTTTTAGACTGCTGCGACAACTACGCCACGCGGCAGGCGGTCAACCGTGCCTGCGTGCAGGCGAAAACACCGCTGGTTTCAGGGGCGGCGGTACGCTTTGAAGGGCAGCTTGCCGTGTACCGTCCCGACTTGCCCGACTCGCCGTGTTACGCCTGCCTGTTTGACGGCGGATCGGCTTCAGACGGCATCTGTTCCCTCTTCGGCGTATTCTCGCCGCTGGTCGGCATCATCGGCAGTACCCAAGCGGCGGAGGCTCTGAAAATCCTGCTGGATGCGGGCGAACCGTCGCACGGCAGGCTGGCGGTTTACCGTGCCTTGGAAGGGGGCTGGCAATATTTCGACCTGCCGCGCAACCCCGAATGCCCGGTTTGCGGCGCGGAACGGTAAAACCCTGCCGCCGTTTCAGACGGCATCCAAACGGATGCGGAGGAACGGTTTTAAAAATTTAAAAATTTACATTTCTTTGCAAAAAAAAACTTACCTTATAATTGCAGTTGTTTTAGCAATGTCTGTTTCGCAGACTTATTGAGTAAGACGTTTTCCCCGTAATGTGTTTGGCCGTCTGTCCCCTTTGGGTTCGGACGGCTTTTTTTTGGCTGTGTATGAATACCCGGTTGGTTTTATCTGTTTACAGGGGAAAACCGCTTATTTCCGTTCGGGCGGAAAACGGTTCCATCGGATAAAAGGCATTTTGTCCGACTGATTAAAGTTATATCTTAGGTTTACATCGGCGGAATATTCAAACACAGCCTTTTTTAAGGAAATCCGGATACGGCGGCGCATCAATAATGCGGCGGAATCTCGTCGCGCAGGGAATACGGCTCTTGCGCGTCGGGATTCCTGTCCTGCATTTTTTGATACAGCAGCCTCAACTGAGCCTGCTGCAAATCCAGCGTCTGCCGCAATTCCGCCACCATCGCGTTCAGACCGGCGATTACGTCCTCCTGAAGCGCGGATTGGATTTCCAGCTCTGTGATGCGGTGTTCAAACTCTTGAACCGCGTCCATTTACAGCACCATCGCGGCAATCCAGCCGGCAATCAGCAGCGGGATGTTGTAGTGGATGAAGGTCGGGATAACGGAATCGCGGATGTGGTCGTGCTGCCCGTCGGCGTTCAGCCCCATCGTCGGACCCAGCGTGGAATCGGACGCAGGCGAACCGGCATCGCCCAACGCCCCCGCCGTGCCGACGATGGCGACGGTGGCAAGCGGCGAAAAACCCAAACCGACACACAAAGGCACATAAATCGCGGCGATAATCGGCAAAGTGGAAAAGGACGAACCGATGCCCATCGTTACCAAAAGCCCCACCACCAGCATCGCCAACGCCGCCATACCTTTGCTGTTGCCGAATATCGCCATACTGCTTTCCACCAGCGGCTGAATATGCCCGGTCGCATTCATCACGGCGGCAAAACCCTGCGCGGCAATCATAATGAAGCCGACCATCGCCATCATCTTGATGCCTTCGCCGAATACGTCGTTTGCCTTGTCGCGGTTAATGACCCCCAACATCATAAATACGGCGAAACCGAGCATCGCGCCCAACACCAGCGAGTCTTCATACATCAACTGGATGGCAAAGCATACGGCAATGGCGACGGCGGCGGCCAGGCTGCGGTAGGCGGACGGCTGCGGACGGTTTGCCGCATCGGCGTTGCCCGCCGTATCGGCATTGTTGCTTTGGTACAGGCGCGGTTTGCGGTAATGGACAAACGCCAGCAGGAGTCCGGCCAGCATTCCCAACGCGGGAATCGCCATTGCCGCCATCACGTTAATGTTTTTCACATCAAGCTGCGGCGCGGCGGAATGGATGTTGCCCAACAGGATTTCGTTCAAAAAAATCGCGCCGAAGCCGTAAGGCAGGAACATATAAGTCGTAACCAGCCCGAAAGTGATGACGCACGCAATCAGGCGGCGGTCGATTTTCAGGCGGTTGAACACCAAAAGCAGCGGCGGGACAATCATCGGGATAAAGGCGATGTGGATAGGTATGATGTTCTGACTCATCATGCCCATCACAAGGATAATGGAAAGCAGCAGCCATTTGACCACGCCCTCGCCCGAACGCACGCTGTCGGGCATACCGCCCCGGTTCAGCTTGCGGACGACCGCGCCGGCAAGCTGCTGCGGCAGGCCGGAATGGGTAATCGCCATTGCAAACGCGCCGAGCATCGCATAAGAAAGCGCAATCTTCGCACCGCCTTCCAAACCTTTGTTGAACACGGGGATAATCCCCGCCTGACTGACCTGTCCCGCCGCATCGGCAATGTTTTGCAGCGGCATACCCGCCACCGCGCCGCCGACAAACGCGCCGATCGTCAGGCTCAATACCACGTGCACGCGCGACAGCGACAGCACCAGCATCACGATTACGGCAACTACGACTGCATTCATTGTTTATCGCTCCAAACCTATAAATGTTTACATATCGAAACACATCATAACCCAATAACGGAAAACCCGCCAATTTTGCAAACAATTATTTCAAATGCTTCATATACTTCCCCAGCGTAACCCTGTCCAAACCCGCCAAATCCGGCAGGGTTTCCACTCCTGAAAAACCATTCTCCGCCAACACGCCGCGCACCGCCGCGCCCTGATCGAAACCGTGTTCCAGCAATAAAAAACCGCCCTCCGCCAAACGGTCGGGCGCGCCTTGCGCCAAGGTGCGGATGCAGCTTAGGCCGTCTGAAAAGTCGGTCAGCGCGATTTGCGGCTCAAACCGCAAATCGCCTTGCGACAAATGTTTATCGCCGTTTTCGATATAGGGCGGGTTGGACACGATGATGTCCCATTTCCCTTCAGACGGCATATCGGTGTCGAACCACGAACCGTATGCAAATTCGACCCGCGCGCCCAAATCTGCCGCATTTTTCCGCGCCGTTTCAAGGGCGGGCGGGCTGATGTCGGATGCGCGTACAAACGCATCGGGGCGTTCGAGCGCGACGGTTACGGCAACCGCTCCGCTGCCCGTCCCCAAATCCCACACGCGCCCGTTTTCCGGCAGGCGCGCCAATACGGCTTCGACCAAATGTTCGGTTTCGGGGCGCGGAATCAGCACGCTCGGGTTGACTGTAAAGCGTCTGCCATAAAATTCGCGCGCACCTAAAATATAGGCAACCGGCTCGCCGTTCAGACGGCGTTGCGCCAGCCTGTCCGCCCGCTGTCGGACTTCGTCCGGCATTTCTTCCCCGCCCCGCGTCAACAACTGCACGCGCGTATATTCCGAAACATATTGCAGCAGCATTCTTGCTTCATTTTTAGGCAGTTTTGACAAGCCCAACCATTTATCAAACGTCATTTTTCGTCCCGTCTGCCGCCGATGCGGCTTTTCTTTCCTTATTCTTTCCAGCAAACGTACCGATGGAGGCAACCGCAAATGCGGCATACCACAAATAAAATCCTGCACCGTAGCGCACAATATCCGATGTATTCCCTGCTTCATCGACGTATACGGCTTTCACACTGAAAGCCACCAACGCCAAGCCCCAAAATGCCGCATGGACAGGCACGACCTTCTTCCGCAACGCCAGCAAAACAATGGCCGCCAACCAAACATAATTCGCATAGACCGCACAATACCTGATATCCAAAGAAGCAAATATCGACCCCAAAATCAAAACGGTCAAACCCTCCATGCTTCCATGATTGCCCAAATAAAATGCAACATTGGATAAAGACGCTATCCACAGGGCAACCGACACCAGCAACATCACTATGGGAAAACTTGATTTCCGATTCTGTTCCTGCATGGTTTTATCCTAATGAGACCTTTGCAATAACATAGGTTACTAAAATTTTATGCTCAATCTCATTTTCAAAATGCAAAACTTTTCTGATTTTTCCTACTTTTTGCTCAATATTAGGAAGGTTTTAGGCAATTGAAAATTTTTTGGCGCATTTTTATGCGTCAAATTTCGTTAACAGACTATTTTTGCAAAGGTCTCCTAATGTAAAAGGCCGCCTGAAAACCTTTCAGACGGCATCGTGCCGGATTCCGCGTCAGATTGCGCTGCCGCCGACGGTCAGCCCGGCATCGATACGCAGGGTCGGCTGCCCCACGCCGACGGGGACGCTCTGCCCTTCTTTGCCGCACACGCCGACACCGCTGTCCAACGCGGTATCGTTGCCTATCATCGAAACGTGTTTCAGCACTTCGGGCCCGTTGCCGATAATGGTCGCGCCTTTGACGGGGTATTGCAGCCTGCCGCCTTCCACCCACCATGCTTCGGACGCGCTGAACACAAATTTGCCGCTGGTAATGTCCACCTGTCCGCCGCCAAAGTTGACGGCGTAAATGCCTTTGTCGATGGACGCGATGATTTCTTCCGGCTCATAGCTGCCATTTTCCATAAAGGTATTGGTCATGCGCGGCATAGGGGCGGAAGCGTAACTTTCGCGGCGGCCGTTGCCGGTGGATTGCGTACCCGTCAGGCGGGCATTGGTTTCGTCCTGCATATAGCCGACTAAAATGCCGTCTTCAATCAATACGGTGCGGCGGGTTTCGTTGCCTTCGTCGTCGATGTTGAGCGAACCGCGCCGGCCGGCAATATCGCCCTGATCGACGACGGTAACGCCTTTGGCGGCGACGCGCTCTCCGATCCGGCCGGAAAAGACGCTGGTCCCCTTGCGGTTGAAATCGCCTTCCAAACCGTGTCCGACCGCTTCGTGCAGCAACACGCCCGGCCAGCCGTTGCCCAAAACGACGGTCATTTCGCCAGCGGGCGCGGGGCGGGATTCGAGGTTGGTGAGTGCCTGTTTGACGGCGGCATCGACAAACTGCCGCACCAAGTTTTCATCGAAATAAGCCAAGTCGTAGCGTCCGCCGCCGCCCGCGCTGCCCTGTTCGCGGCGTTCGCCCTGTTTGGCGATAACGGTAACGTTCAGGCGCACCATCGGGCGGATGTCGGCGGCGTGTTTGCCGTCCAGACGGGCGAGGTAAACCATATCGTATTCGCAGGTCAAACCGGCCATCACTTGCACGATGCGCGGATCGGCGGCTTTGGCGATTGCTTCCACTTTGTTCAACAGCGCGACTTTGGCGGCGGAATCGAGGCCGGCAATGGGGTCGGACGCGGAACAAACCGGCTTGCCGCGCGTTTCAGACGGCATTTTGGCGGACACCTTGCCGCCTGCCGCCCCAATCGCGCGGACGGCGCGGGCGGAACGGTTTATCGAATCGATGCACAGGCTGTCGGCGTAGGCAAAGGCGGTTTTATCGCCCGAAACGGCGCGCACGCCCACGCCCTGATTGATTTGGAAGCTGCCCGATTTGACGATGCCCTCTTCCAAATGCCAGCTTTCATAAGCGGTGCGCTGGCAGTAGATGTCGGCGTAATCGACGTGGTGCGCGCCGATGATGCACAGGCTTTTGGCGAGCAGTTCGGGGGAAAGGCGGTTGGCTTCGAGCAGCCGCGCCTGTACGGCGGAATAGGTCGGATGCATAGTGTCGGCGCATAAAAAATCAGGGGCTTGATTATACGGCATTTGTTATGGAAATGCGCCGTGCCGCCGAAAATGTAAGAATTTTGCCAACGCACGTTGCTTTGTGTAAACTTAAAGCTTTCTTGTCGGAGTGCCGCCGCCGGGCGGCTGAGATTGCGAAAGCAGAATCCGTAGAACCTGTCGGGGTAATGCCTGCGTAGGAAACAAACCGTCAAATGCCTTATCAGGCTTCCGTTCCCTTTTCCGCACTTCCCCGCCCACCTTCCTTCTTTTTAAAGGACGTCATATGTCGGGCAATGCCTCCTCTCCTTCATCTTCCGCCGCCATCGGGCTGATTTGGTTCGGCGCGGCGGTATCGATTGCCGAAATCAGCACGGGTACACTGCTTGCGCCTTTGGGCTGGCAGCGCGGTCTGGCGGCTCTGCTTTTGGGTCATGCCGTCGGCGGCGCGCTGTTTTTTGCGGCGGCGTATATCGGCGCACTGACCGGACGCAGCTCGATGGAAAGCGTGCGCCTGTCGTTCGGCAAACGCGGTTCAGTGCTGTTTTCCGTGGCGAATATGCTGCAACTGGCCGGCTGGACGGCGGTGATGATTTACGCCGGCGCAACGGTCAGCTCCGCTTTGGGCAAAGTGTTGTGGGACGGCGAATCTTTTGTCTGGTGGGCATTGGCAAACGGCGCGCTGATTGTGCTGTGGCTGGTTTTCGGCGCACGCAAAACAGGCGGGCTGAAAACCGTTTCGATGCTGCTGATGCTGTTGGCGGTTCTGTGGCTGAGTGCCGAAGTCTTTTCCACGGCAGGCAGCACCGCCGCACAGGTTTCAGACGGCATGAGTTTCGGAACGGCAGTCGAGCTGTCCGCCGTGATGCCGCTTTCTTGGCTGCCGCTGGCCGCCGACTACACGCGCCACGCGCGCCGCCCGTTTGCGGCAACCCTGACGGCAACGCTCGCCTACACGCTGACCGGCTGCTGGATGTATGCCTTGGGTTTGGCAGCGGCGTTGTTCACCGGAGAAACCGACGTGGCAAAAATCCTGCTGGGCGCAGGTTTGGGTGCGGCAGGCATTTTGGCGGTCGTCCTGTCGACCGTTACCACCACTTTTCTCGATGCCTACTCCGCCGGCGTAAGTGCCAACAATATTTCCGCCAAACTTTCGGAAACACCCATCGCCGTTGCCGTCGCCGTTGTCGGCACACTGCTTGCCGTCCTCCTGCCCGTTACCGAATATGAAAACTTCCTGCTGCTTATCGGCTCGGTATTTGCGCCGATGGCGGCGGTTTTGATTGCCGACTTTTTCGTCTTGAAACGGCGTGAGGAGATTGAAGGCTTTGACTTTGCCGGACTGGTTCTGTGGCTTGCGGGCTTCATCCTCTACCGCTTCCTGCTCTCGTCCGGCTGGGAAAGCAGCATCGGTCTGACCGCCCCCGTAATGTCTGCCGTTGCCATTGCCACCGTATCGGTACGCCTTTTCTTTAAAAAAACCCAATCTTTACAAAGGAACCCGTCATGACCCGTATCGCCATCCTCGGCGGCGGCCTCTCGGGAAGGCTGACCGCACTGCAGCTTGCAGAACAAGGTTATCAGATTGCACTTTTCGATAAAGGCTGCCGCCGGGGCGAACACGCCGCCGCCTATGTTGCCGCCGCCATGCTCGCGCCTGCGGCGGAAGCGGTCGAAGCCACGCCTGAAGTGGTCAGGCTGGGCAGGCAGAGCATCCCGCTTTGGCGCGGCATCCGATGCCGTCTGAAAACGCCTGCCATGATGCAGGAAAACGGCAGCCTGATTGTGTGGCACGGGCAGGACAAACCTTTATCCAACGAGTTCGTCCGCCATCTCAAACGCGGCGGCGTAGCGGATGACGAAATCGTCCGTTGGCGCGCCGACGACATCGCCGAACGCGAACCGCAACTCGGCGGACGTTTTTCAGACGGCATCTACCTGCCGACCGAAGGCCAGCTCGACGGGCGGCAAATATTGTCTGCACTTGCCGACGCTTTGGACGAACTGAACGTCCCCTGCCATTGGGAACACGAATGTGCCCCCGAAGACTTGCAAGCCCAATACGACTGGCTGATCGACTGCCGCGGCTACGGCGCAAAAACCGCGTGGAACCAATCCCCCGAGCACACCAGCACCCTGCGCGGCATACGCGGCGAAGTGGCGCGGGTTTACACACCCGAAATCACGCTCAACCGCCCCGTGCGCCTGCTACACCCGCGCTATCCGCTCTACATCGCCCCGAAAGAAAACCACGTCTTCGTCATCGGCGCGACCCAAATCGAAAGCGAAAGCCAAGCACCTGCCAGCGTGCGTTCCGGGCTGGAACTCTTATCCGCACTCTATGCCGTCCACCCCGCCTTCGGCGAAGCCGACATCCTCGAAATCGCCACCGGCCTGCGCCCCACGCTCAATCACCACAACCCCGAAATCCGTTACAACCGCGCCCGACGCCTGATTGAAATCAACGGCCTTTTCCGCCACGGTTTCATGATCTCCCCCGCCGTAACCGCCGCCGCCGTCAGATTGGCAGTGGCACTGTTTGACGGAAAAGACGCGCCCGAACGCGATGAAGAAAGCGGTTTGGCGTATATCCGAAGACAAGATTAAAGCCGTCTGAAAGGAACCCCATGACCTTCCTGCCACTCAAATCCCCGCTCAAATTCTACGCCGTCGTCCCCACCGCCGATTGGGTCGAGCGCATGGTCGAAGCAGGTGCCGACACGGTGCAACTGCGCTGCAAGGCCCTGCACGGCGATGAATTGAAACGCGAAATCGCCCGCTGTGTCGCCGCCTGTCAGGGCAGCCATACGCAGCTTTTCATCAATGACCACTGGCGCGAGGCAATCGAAGCAGGCGCGTACGGCGTGCATCTCGGACAAGAAGACATGGACACCGCCGACCTTGCCGCCATCGCCGCCGCCGGTTTGCGCTTGGGTTTGAGTACGCACTCCGTTGCCGAACTCGACCGCGCCCTGTCCGTACACCCTAGCTACATCGCCAGCGGCGCGATTTTCCCGACCACGACCAAGCAAATGCCCACCGCCCCGCAAGGCTTGGACAAACTGCGCGAATACGTCAAACAGGCAGGCGGCACGCCCGTCGTCGCCATTGGCGGCATCGATTTGAACAACGCCCGAGCCGTACTCGCCACCGGCGTTTCCTCACTCGCCGCCGTCCGCGCCGTAACCAAAGCGGCAAATCCCGAAGCGGTGGTTAAAGCGTTTCAGGCTTTGTGGGATGGATAAAACCGAAAGAAGAAAATTCAATTGCCGTGTAGGCAAAACTTAGCCCGTTATCGCAAACATACTTAACTTTAAATGTGGCATATCATCAAATTCCGTCATTTCCGCGCAAGCGGGAATCCGCCTTAAAACTTGAGAAACCATCATTTGAAAAACAGTTTCCGAATTTCAAAAATGGATTCCCGCCTGCGCGGGAATGACGGCAACCGGCCGGTTGCGTATCAAAAAATAAAGTAATTCGGCTAGATATAGTGGATTAACAAAAATCAGGACAAGGAGACGAAGCCGCAGACAGTACAAATAGTACGGAACCGATTCACTTGGTGCTTCAGCACCTTAGAGAATCGTTCTCTTTGAGCTAAGGCGAGGCAACGCCGTACTGGTTTTTGTTAATCCACTATAAATACAGAAACATCGAGAAACCATGAACATCATCTTAAACGGCGGACCCGCCGAACTTCACGGCACAAGCGTTGCCGACCTCATCGCCCAAACCGCGCCGCAAAAGCCCTTTGCCGTGGCGGTCAACACCGTTTTCGTCCCCAAAGGCGCGTATGCGGAAACGGTTTTAAACGAAAACGACAAAATCGATATCGTGCGGCCGGTGGTCGGCGGCTAGGCGGTTTTGCCTTTTCAGACGACCCCTGTCCCCAAAACAACGTTATGGT from Neisseria meningitidis harbors:
- the thiE gene encoding thiamine phosphate synthase, with the translated sequence MTFLPLKSPLKFYAVVPTADWVERMVEAGADTVQLRCKALHGDELKREIARCVAACQGSHTQLFINDHWREAIEAGAYGVHLGQEDMDTADLAAIAAAGLRLGLSTHSVAELDRALSVHPSYIASGAIFPTTTKQMPTAPQGLDKLREYVKQAGGTPVVAIGGIDLNNARAVLATGVSSLAAVRAVTKAANPEAVVKAFQALWDG
- the cytX gene encoding putative hydroxymethylpyrimidine transporter CytX, with product MSGNASSPSSSAAIGLIWFGAAVSIAEISTGTLLAPLGWQRGLAALLLGHAVGGALFFAAAYIGALTGRSSMESVRLSFGKRGSVLFSVANMLQLAGWTAVMIYAGATVSSALGKVLWDGESFVWWALANGALIVLWLVFGARKTGGLKTVSMLLMLLAVLWLSAEVFSTAGSTAAQVSDGMSFGTAVELSAVMPLSWLPLAADYTRHARRPFAATLTATLAYTLTGCWMYALGLAAALFTGETDVAKILLGAGLGAAGILAVVLSTVTTTFLDAYSAGVSANNISAKLSETPIAVAVAVVGTLLAVLLPVTEYENFLLLIGSVFAPMAAVLIADFFVLKRREEIEGFDFAGLVLWLAGFILYRFLLSSGWESSIGLTAPVMSAVAIATVSVRLFFKKTQSLQRNPS
- the tldD gene encoding metalloprotease TldD encodes the protein MPYNQAPDFLCADTMHPTYSAVQARLLEANRLSPELLAKSLCIIGAHHVDYADIYCQRTAYESWHLEEGIVKSGSFQINQGVGVRAVSGDKTAFAYADSLCIDSINRSARAVRAIGAAGGKVSAKMPSETRGKPVCSASDPIAGLDSAAKVALLNKVEAIAKAADPRIVQVMAGLTCEYDMVYLARLDGKHAADIRPMVRLNVTVIAKQGERREQGSAGGGGRYDLAYFDENLVRQFVDAAVKQALTNLESRPAPAGEMTVVLGNGWPGVLLHEAVGHGLEGDFNRKGTSVFSGRIGERVAAKGVTVVDQGDIAGRRGSLNIDDEGNETRRTVLIEDGILVGYMQDETNARLTGTQSTGNGRRESYASAPMPRMTNTFMENGSYEPEEIIASIDKGIYAVNFGGGQVDITSGKFVFSASEAWWVEGGRLQYPVKGATIIGNGPEVLKHVSMIGNDTALDSGVGVCGKEGQSVPVGVGQPTLRIDAGLTVGGSAI
- a CDS encoding FAD-dependent oxidoreductase, yielding MTRIAILGGGLSGRLTALQLAEQGYQIALFDKGCRRGEHAAAYVAAAMLAPAAEAVEATPEVVRLGRQSIPLWRGIRCRLKTPAMMQENGSLIVWHGQDKPLSNEFVRHLKRGGVADDEIVRWRADDIAEREPQLGGRFSDGIYLPTEGQLDGRQILSALADALDELNVPCHWEHECAPEDLQAQYDWLIDCRGYGAKTAWNQSPEHTSTLRGIRGEVARVYTPEITLNRPVRLLHPRYPLYIAPKENHVFVIGATQIESESQAPASVRSGLELLSALYAVHPAFGEADILEIATGLRPTLNHHNPEIRYNRARRLIEINGLFRHGFMISPAVTAAAVRLAVALFDGKDAPERDEESGLAYIRRQD
- the thiS gene encoding sulfur carrier protein ThiS, yielding MNIILNGGPAELHGTSVADLIAQTAPQKPFAVAVNTVFVPKGAYAETVLNENDKIDIVRPVVGG